A single region of the Rathayibacter rathayi genome encodes:
- a CDS encoding M16 family metallopeptidase: MNHGVALPLDQPEIVVRAAGGSTVRRSVLPSGVRILSESVPGARSATIGFWVAAGSRDERTGRPATAGEPAVPSNVGSTHFLEHLLFKGTQKRSALDIAVSFDSVGGEHNALTAKEYTCYYAKIQDRDLPMAVEVIADMVTSSLIDPDEFETERGVILEELAMADDDPADVAGEKLFEAVFGDHPLGRPIGGTAATIGEATRDAVWAHYRSAYRPRDVVITVAGAVDHETLVVLLERVLVADGWDLGTAATPVERRVGGRASYTRGSALSVVHRPTEQANLLVGFPGLAAGDERRMTMGVLNSILGGGMSSRLFQEVREKRGLAYSVYSFAPSYSDAGLFGLYAACTPAKAGTVAELLLAEFHRLAEHGVSDDELTRACGQLSGAAALALEDSDTRMSRLGRAELTFGEFVDLDESLRRLALVGAEDVQALAADLARGPSSISAVGAVDESAFAGIAGVTSASAI, encoded by the coding sequence ATGAATCACGGAGTCGCACTGCCCCTCGACCAGCCGGAGATCGTGGTCCGGGCCGCAGGCGGATCCACGGTCCGCCGCTCCGTTCTTCCGAGCGGAGTCCGGATCCTCAGCGAGTCGGTGCCGGGCGCTCGCAGCGCGACGATCGGCTTCTGGGTCGCCGCCGGTTCACGCGACGAGCGGACTGGGCGCCCCGCCACCGCGGGGGAGCCGGCCGTGCCCTCCAACGTCGGCTCGACGCACTTCCTCGAGCACCTGCTGTTCAAGGGCACGCAGAAGCGCTCCGCCCTCGACATCGCCGTGTCGTTCGACTCCGTCGGCGGGGAGCACAACGCTCTCACCGCCAAGGAGTACACCTGCTACTACGCCAAGATCCAGGACCGCGACCTGCCGATGGCGGTCGAGGTGATCGCCGACATGGTGACCTCCAGCCTGATCGACCCGGACGAGTTCGAGACCGAGCGCGGGGTCATCCTCGAGGAGCTCGCGATGGCGGATGACGATCCGGCCGATGTGGCGGGGGAGAAGCTGTTCGAGGCCGTTTTCGGCGACCACCCCCTTGGCCGTCCGATCGGCGGCACCGCCGCGACGATCGGGGAGGCCACCCGCGACGCGGTGTGGGCGCATTACCGATCCGCCTACCGCCCTCGCGACGTCGTGATCACCGTCGCCGGCGCCGTCGACCACGAGACGCTCGTCGTCCTCCTCGAGCGCGTGCTCGTCGCCGACGGCTGGGACCTCGGCACGGCGGCGACGCCGGTCGAGCGCCGCGTCGGCGGACGCGCCTCCTACACGCGCGGCAGCGCCCTCTCGGTGGTGCACCGCCCCACCGAGCAGGCGAATCTGCTCGTCGGCTTCCCCGGCCTCGCCGCGGGCGACGAGCGGAGGATGACGATGGGCGTCCTCAACTCGATCCTCGGCGGAGGCATGTCCTCGCGGCTCTTCCAGGAGGTACGCGAGAAGCGGGGCCTGGCCTACTCCGTCTACTCCTTCGCGCCCTCCTACTCCGACGCCGGGCTCTTCGGTCTCTACGCCGCGTGTACTCCCGCGAAGGCGGGGACGGTCGCCGAGCTCCTACTCGCCGAGTTCCACCGCCTCGCCGAGCACGGCGTGAGCGACGACGAGCTGACCCGCGCCTGCGGCCAGCTCTCGGGGGCGGCCGCTCTCGCGCTCGAGGACTCCGACACGCGAATGTCCCGCCTCGGCCGTGCCGAGCTGACCTTCGGCGAGTTCGTGGACCTCGACGAGAGCCTGCGCCGACTCGCCCTCGTCGGCGCGGAGGACGTCCAGGCCCTCGCGGCAGACTTGGCCCGGGGGCCGTCCTCGATCTCGGCGGTCGGTGCGGTCGATGAGTCGGCTTTCGCCGGAATCGCCGGGGTCACGAGCGCCTCCGCGATCTGA
- a CDS encoding GNAT family N-acetyltransferase, protein MRRAHCPRRAPSSGGHRGAGPGDPERQAPLTRHRRGGGIACVGFALLLPAGSGFEADPPEAAHLALLAVDPRAQGAGVGRRLLAAVEERAARVAPTVVLHVLTENASALALYTSVGWRPLGTPVPHPLSGAPMLTLVRNLPAARRSRTGPRDTLSR, encoded by the coding sequence GTGCGCCGCGCTCACTGCCCGCGACGGGCGCCCTCCTCGGGAGGACACCGTGGAGCGGGCCCGGGCGACCCTGAGCGTCAAGCGCCTCTCACTCGTCATCGCCGAGGAGGGGGTATCGCGTGCGTCGGCTTCGCGCTTCTCCTCCCCGCCGGAAGCGGCTTCGAGGCGGATCCGCCCGAGGCAGCGCACCTCGCCCTCTTGGCCGTGGACCCGCGGGCGCAGGGTGCAGGAGTCGGTCGACGGCTGCTCGCGGCTGTCGAGGAGCGAGCGGCACGAGTAGCGCCGACCGTGGTGCTGCATGTGCTGACCGAGAATGCCTCCGCTCTCGCCCTGTATACCTCGGTCGGATGGCGGCCGCTCGGCACTCCCGTCCCGCACCCGCTCTCGGGAGCGCCCATGCTGACCCTGGTGCGCAATCTCCCGGCGGCGCGGCGCAGCCGCACCGGGCCGCGGGATACGCTGAGTCGGTGA
- the dapB gene encoding 4-hydroxy-tetrahydrodipicolinate reductase, giving the protein MTTSVAVVGASGRLGSFTCSLIDASSEFTLVARIGSRSDLADMLAADIVVDMTVPAVSQQIVDLAVANGKKVLVGTSGWTGDRIAALRRTVAEQPAAGVVIIPNFSLGSVLATALATVAVRFFDAAEIVETHGARKVDSPSGTAVRTAELLLRARSELGPVQAPHTDQRARGQQVASVPVHSLRLPGVEARQEVVFGGIGETVTIRHDTSSQASYEQGVLRALDAVRTTTGVVVGLDALIDLRAAFAAAPLAERPLDEQPVTDPTPSGQAAAATSAP; this is encoded by the coding sequence GTGACTACTTCCGTCGCCGTGGTCGGCGCCTCCGGCCGACTCGGCTCGTTCACCTGCTCCCTCATCGACGCGTCGAGCGAGTTCACGCTCGTCGCGCGGATCGGCTCGCGGAGCGATCTCGCCGACATGCTCGCGGCCGACATCGTCGTCGACATGACCGTGCCGGCGGTCAGCCAGCAGATCGTCGATCTCGCCGTGGCGAACGGCAAGAAGGTGCTGGTGGGCACCTCCGGCTGGACGGGCGACCGCATTGCGGCGCTTCGGCGCACCGTTGCGGAGCAGCCCGCGGCGGGGGTCGTCATCATCCCCAACTTCTCGCTCGGCTCAGTACTCGCGACCGCCCTCGCCACGGTGGCCGTGCGCTTCTTCGACGCCGCCGAGATCGTCGAGACTCACGGAGCGCGCAAGGTCGACTCGCCCTCCGGTACCGCGGTGCGCACGGCCGAGCTACTGCTGCGTGCGCGATCCGAACTCGGTCCGGTGCAGGCGCCGCACACCGACCAGCGGGCGCGCGGCCAGCAGGTCGCGAGTGTGCCCGTGCACAGCCTTCGCCTGCCCGGAGTCGAGGCGCGCCAGGAGGTCGTCTTCGGCGGTATCGGCGAGACGGTCACCATCCGGCACGACACCAGCTCACAGGCGTCCTACGAGCAGGGCGTTCTCCGTGCTCTTGACGCGGTCCGGACGACGACCGGCGTCGTGGTCGGCCTGGACGCGCTGATTGATCTGCGCGCCGCCTTCGCCGCCGCCCCTCTGGCCGAGCGGCCCCTCGACGAGCAGCCCGTGACCGACCCGACGCCCTCCGGTCAGGCCGCGGCGGCGACCAGCGCCCCGTGA
- a CDS encoding thioredoxin family protein codes for MDSVAITAALAGLIVIGTALGLLHRRLTGHVARSTDRDPDALDPDALLPGAVLGEHATVVQFSTEICTRCPAVRRMLNELVQQRPGLAYLDVDLTHRADLAARLRIRQTPTLLLLDSAGVPRCRIGGAPTRAALTTELDRLLETR; via the coding sequence ATGGATTCCGTTGCGATCACCGCCGCCCTCGCGGGTCTGATCGTGATCGGCACGGCCCTCGGTCTCCTGCACCGCCGTCTCACCGGACACGTCGCACGCAGCACCGACCGCGATCCCGACGCGCTCGATCCCGACGCGCTGCTCCCCGGCGCCGTGCTCGGCGAGCACGCCACCGTCGTGCAGTTCTCAACCGAGATCTGTACGCGCTGCCCCGCGGTCCGGCGGATGCTGAACGAACTCGTCCAGCAGCGGCCCGGGCTGGCGTACCTCGACGTCGATCTGACGCACCGCGCCGACCTCGCCGCGCGCTTGCGCATCCGGCAGACGCCCACCCTCCTCCTCCTCGACTCCGCGGGCGTCCCGCGCTGCCGCATCGGCGGCGCACCGACCCGCGCCGCCCTGACCACCGAGCTCGACCGACTCCTGGAGACCCGATGA
- a CDS encoding aldo/keto reductase, translated as MPRDRTGAAVKAPRHSAVPDGAATLRAVPSPALLARAADGALAGNALVEPSVVAPSRRRPLGDSGHDLFPFVLDSAALGREDGAALLERFGAWGGNGVVVTDSSLAEGAGGWPAGHRDRDHFVLVGRFGAPSGASATPRALVSRVEDALRRLRTDRLDVLAVRPGGAGRLDELLSAVEVLVARGLIRSVIASGFSPEELFEARVLAAHGLPRFAGAEVRWNLLERQEAEGDLGLVAAGQGLSLVSTVPLAHGFLRGVERTRRELSRLPDGAFAAAHVGRRGRRVLAVLDAIGSELSAAPAAVALAWLLGRPHLAAATVAPRSPADVDALVRAVSLDLDAGHLAALERARR; from the coding sequence GTGCCGAGGGACAGGACCGGCGCAGCCGTGAAGGCGCCCCGCCACAGCGCTGTTCCCGACGGTGCTGCCACCCTCCGCGCCGTGCCCTCCCCTGCCCTCCTCGCTCGCGCCGCCGACGGTGCCCTCGCCGGGAACGCGCTGGTCGAGCCAAGCGTTGTCGCTCCCTCCCGCCGCCGCCCGCTAGGCGACTCCGGCCACGACCTCTTCCCTTTCGTGCTCGACTCCGCCGCCCTCGGCCGCGAGGACGGGGCGGCACTACTCGAGCGCTTCGGGGCGTGGGGCGGCAACGGCGTCGTCGTCACCGACTCCAGCCTCGCGGAGGGCGCGGGCGGGTGGCCCGCGGGGCACCGCGACCGCGATCACTTCGTCCTGGTGGGCCGCTTCGGCGCCCCGAGCGGAGCATCCGCGACTCCGCGCGCTCTCGTCAGCCGGGTAGAGGACGCGCTGCGCCGCCTGCGCACCGACCGCCTTGACGTGCTCGCCGTCCGCCCCGGTGGCGCAGGTCGCCTCGACGAGCTGCTGAGCGCCGTCGAGGTTCTCGTGGCGCGCGGGCTGATCCGCTCGGTCATCGCCTCCGGATTCTCGCCGGAGGAGCTGTTCGAAGCGCGCGTACTCGCCGCCCACGGCCTACCCCGCTTCGCCGGCGCGGAGGTGCGCTGGAACCTCCTCGAGCGGCAGGAAGCGGAGGGCGATCTCGGCCTGGTCGCCGCGGGGCAGGGGCTCTCCCTGGTCTCGACCGTGCCGCTCGCACACGGGTTCCTGCGCGGAGTCGAGCGGACCCGTCGCGAATTGAGCCGCCTCCCCGACGGAGCCTTCGCCGCCGCCCACGTCGGCCGCCGGGGCCGCCGCGTGCTCGCGGTCCTCGACGCGATCGGCTCCGAGCTTTCGGCCGCGCCCGCCGCCGTCGCCCTCGCCTGGCTGCTCGGGCGCCCGCATCTGGCCGCGGCGACCGTCGCCCCACGCTCACCCGCCGACGTCGATGCACTGGTGCGCGCGGTCTCGCTCGACCTCGACGCCGGCCACCTGGCCGCGCTGGAGCGCGCGCGCCGCTGA
- a CDS encoding TIGR01777 family oxidoreductase, protein MSDSSARHSDHDGSNGTGSPRRAARTPREHVSTPSEQVSPRQEASTPRLRVLISGASGMIGSELTRQLSAEGHQILRLVRHAPTSPDQFHWAPTSHMLDFSVLDRVDAVINLSGASISRLPWTSSYKREIRDSRIQSTQTLTDAMRMSSSPPATLINASAVGYYGDRPGEELTEQSSRGTGFLADVVDRWEKAAHLAPEATRVVTARTGLVLGDGGALKPLLPLTKLGLSGPLGGGGQAWPWISLYDEAAAIRHLLTSELSGPVNLAGPVPATANDVMRTLAELLHRPFKLPVPEKVIELALRDAGHELLLSSQRLVPQRLLDDGFEFRHRTVGEALEWVLA, encoded by the coding sequence ATGAGCGACTCATCCGCACGGCACTCCGACCACGACGGGTCAAACGGCACGGGTTCGCCGCGACGCGCGGCGCGCACTCCCCGCGAGCACGTCTCGACACCGTCCGAGCAGGTCTCGCCCCGGCAAGAGGCTTCGACGCCTCGACTCCGCGTCCTGATCTCGGGGGCCAGTGGGATGATCGGCTCCGAGCTGACCCGTCAACTGAGCGCCGAGGGGCACCAGATCCTTCGCCTGGTGCGCCATGCACCGACGAGCCCGGATCAGTTCCACTGGGCGCCCACCTCACACATGCTCGACTTCAGCGTCCTTGATCGAGTCGACGCCGTGATCAATCTTTCCGGCGCCTCGATCAGCCGCCTACCGTGGACCTCCTCGTACAAGCGCGAGATCCGCGACTCGCGGATCCAGTCGACGCAGACCCTCACTGACGCGATGCGGATGTCCTCGAGTCCGCCCGCAACGCTGATCAACGCGTCGGCTGTCGGCTATTACGGTGACCGGCCGGGCGAAGAGCTGACCGAGCAGTCCTCGCGCGGCACCGGCTTCCTCGCGGATGTGGTGGACCGCTGGGAGAAGGCCGCGCACCTCGCGCCCGAAGCGACCCGGGTCGTCACCGCCCGCACCGGGCTCGTTTTGGGGGACGGAGGCGCGCTCAAGCCGCTCCTGCCTCTCACGAAGCTCGGCCTTAGCGGGCCACTCGGCGGCGGCGGCCAGGCCTGGCCGTGGATCAGCCTCTATGACGAGGCCGCGGCGATCCGCCACCTGCTCACGTCCGAGCTCTCCGGCCCCGTGAACCTCGCCGGGCCGGTCCCCGCCACCGCGAACGATGTCATGCGCACCCTCGCCGAGCTGCTGCACCGTCCGTTCAAGCTGCCGGTGCCCGAGAAGGTCATCGAGCTCGCGCTGCGCGACGCCGGCCACGAACTCTTGCTGTCGAGCCAGCGCCTGGTCCCCCAGCGCTTGCTCGACGACGGCTTCGAGTTCCGGCACCGCACGGTCGGCGAGGCGCTGGAGTGGGTACTGGCCTGA
- a CDS encoding glycoside hydrolase family 13 protein codes for MNSDDQAPSVITSPTPGSATPDASTPWWTSAVVYQIYPRSFADSNGDGIGDLGGIRSKLDYLADLGVDVVWLSPIYPSPQHDNGYDISDYEDIDPRFGTLAEFDLLLAEAHERGIRIVMDLVVNHTSDEHTWFVESRSSQEDPKRDWYWWRRGRRCAQAGRELDAAAAAGLDVAEPNGWRSYFSGPAWTLDPATDEYFLHLFAVQQPDLNWENPEVRQAVHAMMNRWLDRGVDGFRMDVINLVSKNVDAIDGEQGGAGIVGGVGPRLHEYLREMNEAVFAHREGAFLTVGEMPGVTLEEAVLVTDPQRRELDMVFQFEHVGIDHGVDKFHPVPLDLVALKANLARWQEGLAERGWNSLYLGNHDQPRLVSRFGDDGAHRYESATLWATLLHLQRGTPYIYQGDEIGMTNVPFAGIENFRDVESLNYWAEAVDERGEDPAAVLAGLRAQSRDNARTPVQWDDGPQAGFTTGEPWIAVNPNSAQVNVVADRAAERSVFEYYRALIALRHANETVQLGRFALLEAEHPTLFAFTRTGPDELLVVGNVSGEPLEVPLLGDWAEAETVLGNVAGATGSTLGPWEARILRR; via the coding sequence ATGAACTCCGATGACCAAGCCCCCTCCGTCATCACCTCGCCGACTCCCGGATCAGCCACACCGGACGCGTCGACGCCCTGGTGGACGAGCGCGGTCGTCTACCAGATCTACCCGCGCTCCTTCGCCGACTCGAACGGCGACGGCATCGGGGATCTGGGCGGCATCCGCTCCAAGCTCGACTACCTCGCCGACCTGGGTGTCGACGTGGTCTGGCTTTCGCCGATCTACCCGTCGCCGCAGCACGACAACGGCTACGACATTTCGGACTACGAGGACATCGACCCCCGCTTCGGAACGCTGGCGGAGTTCGACCTGCTGCTCGCGGAGGCGCACGAGCGCGGCATTCGGATCGTGATGGACCTCGTGGTCAACCACACCAGCGACGAGCACACCTGGTTCGTCGAGTCGCGCTCCTCGCAGGAGGACCCCAAGCGCGACTGGTACTGGTGGCGCCGCGGACGCCGCTGCGCCCAGGCCGGACGCGAGCTCGACGCGGCAGCCGCGGCCGGGCTGGATGTCGCCGAACCCAATGGCTGGCGCTCCTACTTCTCGGGGCCGGCGTGGACGCTCGATCCGGCGACGGACGAGTACTTCCTTCACCTCTTCGCGGTTCAGCAGCCCGACCTAAACTGGGAGAATCCGGAGGTGCGGCAGGCGGTGCACGCGATGATGAATCGCTGGCTCGATCGCGGAGTCGACGGCTTCCGGATGGACGTCATCAACCTGGTCTCGAAGAACGTCGATGCGATCGACGGCGAGCAGGGCGGCGCGGGCATCGTGGGAGGCGTCGGGCCGCGGCTCCACGAGTACCTCCGCGAGATGAACGAGGCCGTGTTCGCGCACCGCGAGGGCGCCTTCCTCACGGTCGGGGAGATGCCCGGGGTCACTCTCGAGGAGGCGGTGCTGGTCACGGATCCGCAGCGGCGCGAGCTCGACATGGTGTTCCAGTTCGAGCACGTCGGGATCGACCACGGCGTCGACAAATTCCACCCGGTGCCGCTGGATCTGGTTGCGTTGAAGGCCAATCTCGCGCGCTGGCAGGAGGGTCTGGCCGAGCGCGGCTGGAACAGCCTTTACCTCGGCAACCACGACCAGCCGCGCCTCGTCTCGCGCTTCGGTGACGACGGCGCCCACCGATACGAGTCCGCGACGCTCTGGGCGACCCTCCTGCACCTGCAGCGGGGCACGCCCTACATCTACCAGGGCGACGAGATCGGGATGACGAACGTGCCGTTCGCGGGGATCGAGAACTTTCGCGACGTCGAGTCGCTGAACTACTGGGCCGAGGCTGTCGACGAGCGCGGCGAGGACCCGGCGGCGGTGCTCGCCGGGCTGCGCGCGCAGAGCCGCGACAACGCCCGGACGCCGGTGCAGTGGGACGACGGTCCGCAGGCCGGCTTCACGACCGGGGAGCCGTGGATCGCCGTGAACCCGAACTCCGCCCAGGTGAACGTCGTGGCCGATCGGGCGGCCGAGCGGTCGGTGTTCGAGTACTACCGCGCCCTGATCGCCCTTCGGCATGCCAACGAGACCGTGCAGCTGGGCCGCTTCGCACTGCTGGAGGCCGAGCACCCGACCCTGTTCGCCTTCACCCGCACCGGACCTGACGAGCTCCTCGTCGTCGGGAACGTCTCGGGCGAACCGCTCGAGGTGCCGCTGCTCGGCGACTGGGCAGAAGCCGAGACGGTGCTCGGCAACGTCGCGGGTGCGACGGGGTCCACCCTCGGTCCGTGGGAGGCGCGCATCCTGCGCCGCTGA
- a CDS encoding histidine phosphatase family protein yields the protein MSHYIYLVRHGEQQDAEHGMPDGPLSARGERQARLIAERLGGVPFTGAWHSPLRRAEETAARFQTLLPSLPLQPSSLLFDCIPSGPTPDMPKAFEPFFGSVTSAEIEAGHAQMQDAVAEFLAPSREDRHDLLITHNFVIGWFVRHVFDAPDWRWLGLNQANCGLTIIRVRSRKPPVLVVHNDLSHLPVELRTGLPEAQPY from the coding sequence GTGTCCCACTACATCTACCTCGTCCGTCACGGCGAGCAGCAGGACGCCGAGCACGGTATGCCGGACGGCCCGCTCTCGGCGCGAGGCGAGCGCCAGGCGCGACTGATCGCCGAGCGGCTCGGCGGAGTCCCGTTCACCGGAGCGTGGCACTCGCCGCTGCGCCGGGCCGAGGAGACGGCCGCGCGCTTCCAGACGCTGCTCCCGAGCCTGCCGCTGCAACCGTCGTCGTTGCTGTTCGACTGCATTCCCTCCGGTCCGACCCCGGACATGCCCAAGGCGTTCGAGCCCTTCTTCGGCAGCGTGACCTCGGCTGAGATTGAGGCGGGGCACGCGCAGATGCAGGATGCGGTCGCGGAGTTCCTGGCACCGTCCCGCGAAGACCGTCACGACCTCCTGATCACCCACAACTTCGTGATTGGCTGGTTCGTGCGCCATGTCTTCGACGCCCCTGACTGGCGGTGGCTCGGGCTGAACCAGGCCAACTGCGGCCTCACGATCATCCGCGTGCGCTCCCGGAAGCCTCCGGTGCTCGTCGTGCACAACGACCTCTCCCACCTCCCCGTCGAACTACGCACCGGCCTGCCCGAAGCTCAGCCCTACTGA
- a CDS encoding DUF4395 domain-containing protein: protein MSTRPTPTTAPPPPGTVDPRGPRVAAAVTAALLLTAVGLGLAAPTGVDLGTRLTQPGFLLLLVLAVLFGWSAGRGVGSGPWAVLFRRLLRPHLGPPQEWEDARPPRFAQLIGLVVTAAGVLLHLAGVPGAVPGAAAVAFLAAFLNAAFGLCLGCEFYLVLARAGLVGRSAGYRA, encoded by the coding sequence ATGAGCACCCGCCCGACGCCCACGACCGCCCCTCCCCCGCCCGGCACTGTCGACCCCCGCGGCCCGCGGGTCGCTGCCGCGGTGACCGCCGCGCTCCTCCTGACGGCCGTGGGCCTCGGTCTCGCAGCCCCGACCGGAGTCGACCTCGGCACCCGTCTCACGCAGCCCGGATTCCTTCTGCTCCTGGTGTTGGCCGTGCTCTTCGGCTGGTCCGCCGGGCGCGGCGTCGGCTCCGGTCCCTGGGCCGTGCTGTTCCGCCGGCTCCTCCGCCCGCATCTCGGCCCGCCGCAGGAGTGGGAGGACGCGCGGCCCCCGCGCTTCGCTCAGCTGATCGGCCTGGTCGTCACTGCGGCGGGTGTTTTGCTGCACCTGGCCGGGGTGCCGGGAGCCGTCCCCGGTGCCGCTGCCGTCGCCTTCCTCGCCGCGTTCCTGAACGCCGCGTTCGGCCTCTGCCTGGGCTGTGAGTTCTACCTGGTGCTGGCGCGAGCCGGCCTCGTCGGGCGATCGGCGGGCTACCGAGCGTGA
- a CDS encoding aldo/keto reductase, whose amino-acid sequence MHPLTLDGSVFGWAAGIDDTTEVLDTFGRLGGTLISTADHYATGRSEYMIGRWLEQSGLRERMLVATKVGRHPDAPGLAPEDVRIAIEGSLERLGTRIDVLSFDSEDPEIPIAESLAAVAPFLADGSVGALGAAHFSGAAIAALHETARAFALPTVSAVVAEYSLMERRTYESDVVPEVVRLELGTLAHLPLASGYLTGTLRSRTDEPESALFEAGLDYVGRHGSRVLAALDEIAEAHGTEPAVVALAWVLSHQEVSAAILRARSAEELEALFASALLPLTRSDIAQLDRVSA is encoded by the coding sequence GTGCATCCGCTCACCCTCGATGGCTCCGTCTTCGGCTGGGCCGCAGGCATCGACGACACCACCGAGGTTCTCGATACGTTCGGGCGCCTGGGCGGCACCCTGATCTCGACGGCCGACCACTATGCGACCGGCCGCAGCGAGTACATGATCGGCCGATGGCTCGAGCAGAGCGGGCTGCGCGAGCGGATGCTCGTCGCCACGAAGGTCGGTCGGCACCCGGATGCACCGGGCCTCGCGCCCGAGGACGTCCGCATCGCGATCGAGGGAAGTCTTGAGCGGCTCGGCACCCGGATCGACGTGCTCTCGTTCGACAGCGAGGACCCCGAGATTCCGATCGCCGAGAGCCTGGCGGCGGTCGCGCCGTTCCTCGCCGACGGCTCGGTCGGAGCTCTGGGCGCAGCACACTTCAGCGGCGCCGCGATCGCGGCACTGCACGAGACGGCGCGCGCGTTCGCGCTGCCCACGGTGTCGGCCGTGGTGGCGGAGTACAGCCTGATGGAGCGCAGGACCTACGAGTCCGACGTCGTGCCCGAGGTAGTGCGGCTCGAGCTGGGCACCCTCGCGCATCTGCCGCTCGCGAGCGGCTACCTCACGGGAACCCTGCGCAGCCGCACCGACGAGCCGGAGTCGGCCCTGTTCGAGGCGGGACTGGACTACGTCGGCCGACACGGCTCGAGGGTGCTCGCCGCTCTCGATGAGATCGCCGAGGCGCACGGTACCGAGCCGGCCGTGGTCGCGCTCGCGTGGGTGCTCTCGCACCAGGAGGTGTCGGCCGCGATCCTGCGAGCTCGCAGTGCCGAGGAACTCGAGGCTCTGTTTGCGTCGGCGCTCCTCCCGCTGACGCGCAGCGACATCGCCCAGCTCGACCGTGTGTCGGCCTGA
- the thyX gene encoding FAD-dependent thymidylate synthase: MTELNTSSPDDRAPVFRSDVVVELVRSSAHDSDVLFAARVSTQGEKTLAEALDGEEADAELRHKRDRGLINYLMRDRHGSPFEHNSMTFYVQAPIFVFREFMRHRIASYNEESGRYRELRSVFYVPGPERNLVQIGKPGAYSFEPGTPEQAELVAEETRRVSTQAYESYRRMLGEGVAREVARIVLPLNIYSSMYVTLNARSLMNFLSLRTKREDSTFPSFPQREIEMAAEQMEAHFQELMPLTAAAFTANGRVAP, from the coding sequence GTGACTGAACTGAACACCTCCAGCCCCGATGATCGGGCTCCTGTCTTCCGGAGCGATGTCGTCGTCGAGCTCGTCCGATCGAGTGCCCACGACTCCGACGTCCTCTTCGCCGCCCGCGTCTCGACGCAGGGCGAGAAGACGCTCGCCGAGGCCCTCGACGGTGAGGAAGCGGACGCCGAGCTGCGGCACAAGCGCGACCGCGGCCTGATCAACTACCTGATGCGCGACCGGCACGGCTCACCGTTCGAGCACAACTCGATGACCTTTTACGTTCAGGCGCCGATCTTCGTCTTCCGCGAGTTCATGCGGCACCGCATCGCCTCGTATAACGAGGAGTCCGGCCGCTACCGCGAGCTCCGCTCGGTCTTCTACGTGCCCGGCCCCGAGCGCAACCTGGTGCAGATCGGCAAGCCCGGCGCCTACTCGTTCGAGCCGGGCACCCCGGAGCAGGCCGAACTCGTCGCCGAGGAGACCCGCCGCGTCAGCACGCAGGCGTACGAGTCGTACCGACGGATGCTCGGCGAGGGCGTCGCCCGCGAGGTCGCCCGGATCGTGCTCCCGCTGAACATCTACTCCTCGATGTACGTCACGCTCAACGCCCGCTCACTGATGAACTTTCTCTCCCTGCGCACCAAGCGCGAGGACTCGACGTTCCCTTCCTTCCCGCAGCGCGAGATCGAGATGGCCGCCGAGCAGATGGAGGCGCACTTCCAGGAGCTGATGCCTCTCACCGCCGCCGCCTTCACCGCGAACGGCCGCGTCGCCCCCTAG